A single window of Eucalyptus grandis isolate ANBG69807.140 chromosome 1, ASM1654582v1, whole genome shotgun sequence DNA harbors:
- the LOC104433267 gene encoding putative pentatricopeptide repeat-containing protein At1g12700, mitochondrial: protein MKPTKFCPASSIFLLLHAPAAISSESSSHSILHLLHPSHLPFSSRRRRRFSSTPNPNLDDPNQVLSYVRRNCRAGGGGFTSLGDALCCFGKMIKASPLPSSGDFRLLLGAIVRMKHYSTAIRLIEQLPSLGIEDDVALLTIWMNCFCRLRQVDMGLCILGRIFKLGFPITVVTSSTLIDGLFIQGKTDQALRFLDYMGRNGPEPNETTYAIVAKGLCRAGNTRLAIELLRDWEERSCRINSFTYNIVIDGLCKED, encoded by the coding sequence ATGAAGCCAACGAAGTTCTGCCctgcttcttccatcttcctccttcTGCATGCTCCAGCTGCGATCTCCAGCGAGTCGTCATCCCATTCCATCCTCCATCTCCTTCATCCTTCTCATCTCCCTTTCTCGTCTCGCCGTCGTCGGAGGTTTTCCTCGACCCCTAACCCTAATTTAGACGACCCCAACCAGGTCTTGAGTTACGTGAGGAGAAATTGCAgagctggtggtggtgggtttACGAGTCTCGGTGATGCCCTGTGTTGCTTCGGTAAAATGATAAAGGCGAGCCCTTTGCCTTCCTCCGGGGATTTCCGTCTACTGTTGGGTGCTATAGTGAGGATGAAGCACTACTCGACTGCCATCCGCTTGATTGAGCAGCTACCTTCTTTGGGGATTGAGGATGATGTTGCCTTGCTGACCATTTGGATGAATTGCTTCTGCCGGTTAAGGCAGGTCGATATGGGTTTGTGTATCCTGGGCAGAATCTTCAAGCTTGGGTTTCCCATCACTGTGGTGACGTCGAGCACCCTGATTGATGGGCTCTTTATTCAGGGCAAAACTGATCAAGCGTTGAGGTTCCTCGATTATATGGGACGAAATGGCCCCGAACCTAATGAGACTACGTATGCGATAGTTGCCAAGGGGCTATGCAGGGCGGGTAACACCAGATTGGCCATCGAATTGCTAAGGGACTGGGAAGAGAGAAGCTGCAGGATCAATTCCTTCACATACAACATAGTAATCGATGGTCTTTGCAAGGAGGATTGA
- the LOC104454146 gene encoding antifungal protein ginkbilobin-like protein 2 → MDTPSRVGIMLMLSLLIFNVVKGAPRTGIVNRACNTGSYSSDNPYANNMTYILEDMVTVTPNHADYDYSTTSPYTVAAAYGLATCSQALSYSNCGKCTGSVKSPILAICPNSGHVLALK, encoded by the coding sequence ATGGATACTCCTTCAAGAGTTGGAATTATGCTAATGTTGTCCCTCTTGATATTCAATGTTGTCAAAGGTGCCCCGCGCACCGGTATAGTTAATAGGGCTTGCAATACCGGCTCCTATTCGAGCGACAATCCTTATGCAAACAACATGACTTACATTCTCGAGGACATGGTGACCGTGACACCAAATCACGCGGACTACGACTACTCTACCACATCTCCTTATACCGTGGCAGCCGCCTACGGTCTCGCAACTTGTAGCCAAGCACTTTCTTACAGCAATTGTGGCAAATGCACGGGCTCCGTTAAATCCCCAATACTGGCGATATGTCCAAACAGTGGACATGtcttggcactcaagtga
- the LOC120295484 gene encoding putative pentatricopeptide repeat-containing protein At1g12700, mitochondrial, whose amino-acid sequence MKPKNVCPASSIFLLLRAPAAFSSESSSHSILHLPHPSHLPFSSPRRRRFSSTPNPNLDDPNQVLSYVRRNCRAGGGLFTSVGDALCCFGKMIKASPLPSSRDFNLLLGAIVRMKHYSTAIRLIERLPSLGVEDDVVLLTIWMNCFCRLRRVDLGLSILGRIFKLGFPITVVTSSTLIDGLFIQGKTDQALRFLDDMGRNGPEPNETTYAIIAKGLCRAGNTRLAVELLRDWEERSCRLGSFAYGIVIDGLCKEGLITEALRLHGIMSKKGVKPNVVTYNTLIHARPMERCDGLDGEDDGGRN is encoded by the exons ATGAAGCCAAAGAATGTCTGCCctgcttcttccatcttcctccttcttcgtGCTCCAGCTGCGTTCTCCAGCGAGTCGTCATCCCATTCCATCCTCCATCTCCCTCATCCTTCTCATCTCCCTTTCTCGTCTCCCCGTCGTCGGAGGTTTTCCTCGACCCCTAACCCTAATTTAGACGATCCCAACCAGGTCTTGAGTTACGTGAGGAGAAATTGCAGAGCTGGTGGTGGTTTGTTTACGAGTGTCGGTGATGCCCTGTGTTGCTTCGGTAAAATGATAAAGGCGAGCCCTTTGCCTTCCTCCAGGGATTTCAATCTACTGTTGGGCGCTATAGTGAGGATGAAGCACTACTCGACTGCCATCCGCTTGATTGAGCGGCTGCCTTCTTTGGGGGTCGAGGATGATGTTGTGTTGCTCACTATTTGGATGAATTGCTTCTGCCGGTTAAGGCGGGTTGATTTGGGTTTGTCTATTCTGGGCAGAATCTTCAAGCTTGGGTTTCCCATCACTGTGGTGACGTCGAGCACCCTGATTGACGGTCTCTTTATTCAGGGCAAAACTGATCAAGCCTTGAGGTTCCTCGATGATATGGGACGAAATGGCCCCGAACCTAATGAGACCACGTATGCGATAATTGCCAAGGGGTTATGCAGGGCAGGTAACACCAGATTGGCCGTTGAATTGCTGAGGGACTGGGAAGAGAGAAGCTGCAGGCTCGGTTCCTTTGCATACGGCATAGTAATTGATGGTCTTTGCAAGGAGGGATTGATCACAGAGGCGTTGAGACTCCACGGCATTATGAGCAAGAAAGGCGTCAAACCAAATGTTGTTACTTATAACACCTTGATCCACG CTAGGCCAATGGAAAGATGCGACGGTCTGGAtggagaagatgatggaggcaggaattga